A single Polynucleobacter acidiphobus DNA region contains:
- a CDS encoding tyrosine-type recombinase/integrase, with the protein MNDLRFIFTTTTEKIPSSLKLFDGKLTVYKRSQSAQWQCRFKLSNGKWHSASCATTDLNAAQQQAVVLYETVKLKVDAGLAIHTKTFGQIAREEITRLARVATTRQSERKYKDYLFIYEKYLIPFFGSYAVADINDEVVAEFSAWRLAEMGKDAKAITKKHHAMAFNRIVQIARERGYVSANKVIPQLDISGAKSEPRPAFSSEEITQLYAYMPLWQKDVIHKDSEAARILCTAYVKFLVNTGVRHSTESMPLRWKHLQWHYIGSKRYLRIWVSGKTGARYLIAKHEVISVLEELLKWQQLPYRTLDEIIKAKLDRRIFTLPTGEMPHLLENIFRHLMIKSGLQKNAAGQNRTLYSLRHTYATEALAKGIDIHTLAKQMGTSVVMIEKHYSKLTAMMSAERLA; encoded by the coding sequence ATGAATGACCTTCGGTTTATTTTCACCACAACCACCGAAAAAATACCCTCATCCCTAAAACTCTTTGACGGCAAACTCACTGTCTATAAGCGTTCGCAGTCCGCGCAATGGCAATGTCGTTTTAAGCTTAGTAATGGCAAATGGCACAGTGCGAGCTGTGCGACTACTGATTTAAATGCAGCACAACAACAAGCAGTGGTGCTGTATGAGACTGTTAAACTCAAAGTGGATGCGGGTTTAGCGATTCACACGAAAACATTTGGACAGATTGCACGTGAAGAAATTACACGCTTAGCACGAGTAGCGACGACCCGACAGAGTGAGCGCAAATACAAAGACTATTTGTTTATATACGAAAAATACCTCATTCCGTTTTTTGGCAGCTACGCAGTCGCTGATATTAATGATGAAGTAGTTGCCGAGTTCAGTGCGTGGCGTTTAGCTGAGATGGGAAAAGATGCAAAAGCAATTACAAAGAAACATCACGCAATGGCATTTAATCGAATTGTGCAGATTGCACGTGAGCGTGGGTATGTGTCTGCAAATAAAGTCATTCCCCAATTAGACATTAGTGGCGCAAAGAGCGAACCACGTCCTGCGTTTAGCAGTGAAGAGATAACACAACTCTATGCCTATATGCCACTGTGGCAAAAAGATGTAATTCACAAAGACTCAGAAGCAGCACGTATTTTATGCACTGCATATGTAAAGTTTTTAGTCAATACGGGTGTGCGCCACAGCACCGAATCGATGCCACTGCGGTGGAAGCACTTACAGTGGCACTATATCGGTAGTAAGCGTTATCTGCGAATATGGGTGAGCGGCAAAACAGGCGCACGTTATCTAATTGCAAAACACGAAGTCATTAGCGTATTAGAAGAGCTACTTAAGTGGCAACAATTACCGTATCGCACCTTAGATGAAATCATTAAAGCAAAGTTAGATAGACGTATCTTCACGCTTCCTACCGGCGAGATGCCGCACCTACTCGAAAATATCTTTCGACACTTAATGATTAAAAGCGGATTACAAAAGAATGCTGCGGGACAGAATCGAACCTTATACAGCTTACGGCATACCTATGCAACGGAAGCGTTAGCAAAAGGAATTGATATCCACACATTAGCGAAACAAATGGGAACGAGTGTGGTGATGATTGAAAAACACTACAGCAAACTAACGGCAATGATGAGTGCGGAGCGATTGGCTTAA
- a CDS encoding helix-turn-helix domain-containing protein, translated as MPHSYTAIRHHYKRLLKEEWIKHRSDDVDARVKYIEPTDKLIKVISGFTQYADTVLNSPPPPNLGRSK; from the coding sequence TTGCCGCATAGCTACACTGCCATTCGGCATCATTACAAACGACTATTAAAAGAGGAGTGGATTAAACATCGCAGTGATGATGTGGATGCGCGAGTGAAATACATCGAGCCCACCGATAAATTAATTAAAGTGATTTCGGGTTTTACGCAATATGCGGATACGGTTTTAAATTCCCCCCCCCCCCCCAACTTGGGTCGCAGTAAGTGA